The proteins below come from a single Vanacampus margaritifer isolate UIUO_Vmar chromosome 10, RoL_Vmar_1.0, whole genome shotgun sequence genomic window:
- the nkrf gene encoding NF-kappa-B-repressing factor — MLLVMAEGSGAGEMRSFDLSYNFEAKKRHISSDGGEEPMRKMPMSKFGSRPRFEPVQFVSGGNCSSAGAGRVASGADEKENDKEPRRNESHAGRYRDYEHASYGSTGRAPSGYSLRPGFDSWASRRTRDRDRNPSGGPVSFGYGGQGFSSNFMAKVQQDYMNKYEAHSSRNTDSYSQPYRHNNGYWGGNRSGGWDCGRQSLEYSHQDCPHHRAYGGPPAPQPAASSQPLPINQVTLVEKQRLVAGLASALAASFWDPQYATGTDTPNYSFMLSRSIQACKTNPQYVYVNLKDIPHADLPKNRKVPADGYACELRCQGVYLATGYSGSKNGARDRASEHAVKLFMKPVEVCVVPRKYRHTTLYDVVVCQINCPLPAFTPALWNPENIGYPSFKGPYEPDMRKHWTEFVVMDNAQDAICILNNSAAFSHMKVDYKFELLPNGSWLCSVYVQDEMVAQASGTKKNSKHAAAAEALVRLRLNQAERQQQAPHQHGRGYQQSESSGGQFGMRKKHLSELVVLENSDNAVCIINDTAQFNKVPADYKFIYLPDQRWRCEVYLEGQFVAAGVGAKKQVKHIAAQEALDTLRQTQAVVKSNLRKEGHNDAISRSQILGRSGEESMRQEIKEDNIGNQLLRKMGWTGGGLGRDGEGIAEPIKVKEQFSREGLGLETDKFGGQLTKRDIEDIIRNYVSSDRQDDLRFSTDLTNDERKQIHQVSQKYGLRSKSYGQGKQRFLIVSRRVDTNQLIGQLLQEGQVGRYELVKPQASH, encoded by the exons ATGCTCCTGGTGATGGCAGAGGGCAGCGGTGCAGGCGAAATGCGCTCCTTTGACCTGAGTTACAACTTCGAAGCAAAAAAGAGACATATTTCTTCTGATGGCG GAGAAGAGCCCATGAGGAAGATGCCCATGTCAAAGTTTGGTTCGCGACCTCGATTTGAGCCCGTGCAGTTTGTCAGCGGCGGCAACTGCAGCAGCGCTGGTGCCGGCAGAGTAGCAAGCGGCGCTGATGAGAAGGAGAATGATAAGGAGCCCAGAAGGAACGAGTCGCACGCTGGCCGATACAGGGATTATGAACACGCTTCGTACGGCAGCACCGGCAGAGCGCCGAGCGGCTACTCCCTCAGGCCTGGTTTTGACTCTTGGGCTTCCCGTAGGACTCGGGACCGGGACAGAAATCCTTCAGGCGGCCCAGTCAGCTTTGGCTACGGAGGCCAAGGCTTCTCATCAAACTTTATGGCAAAAGTACAACAAGACTATATGAACAAGTATGAGGCCCATAGCTCTCGCAACACTGATTCCTACTCGCAGCCCTACAGGCACAACAACGGGTACTGGGGAGGGAACCGATCCGGTGGCTGGGACTGTGGACGTCAGAGTTTGGAGTACAGCCACCAGGATTGCCCTCATCACCGGGCGTACGGCGGCCCTCCCGCCCCTCAGCCGGCGGCTTCGTCGCAGCCGCTCCCTATCAACCAGGTCACGCTGGTGGAGAAGCAGAGGCTGGTCGCCGGTCTGGCGTCGGCTTTGGCGGCTTCTTTTTGGGACCCTCAGTACGCGACCGGAACGGATACCCCAAATTACAGTTTCATGTTGAGCCGCAGCATCCAGGCCTGCAAGACCAACCCTCAGTACGTTTACGTCAACCTCAAGGATATCCCTCACGCCGACCTACCCAAGAACCGCAAAGTGCCGGCGGACGGCTATGCCTGCGAGCTGAGATGTCAGGGGGTCTACCTGGCCACGGGATACTCGGGCAGTAAAAACGGAGCGAGGGACCGCGCCTCGGAGCACGCCGTCAAACTCTTCATGAAGCCCGTGGAGGTGTGCGTGGTGCCGCGCAAATACCGACACACGACGCTCTACGACGTTGTGGTGTGCCAGATCAACTGCCCCCTCCCCGCCTTCACGCCCGCTCTTTGGAACCCGGAGAACATCGGCTACCCCAGCTTTAAGGGGCCCTACGAGCCCGACATGCGCAAGCACTGGACCGAGTTTGTGGTCATGGACAACGCCCAAGACGCCATCTGCATCCTGAATAATTCGGCGGCGTTCAGTCACATGAAGGTGGACTACAAGTTCGAGCTGCTGCCCAACGGCTCCTGGCTGTGCAGCGTCTACGTGCAGGACGAAATGGTGGCGCAGGCCAGCGGCACCAAAAAGAACTCCAAGCACGCCGCGGCAGCGGAGGCACTGGTGAGGCTGCGCTTGAACCAGGCGGAGCGGCAGCAGCAAGCGCCCCACCAGCACGGCCGGGGATATCAGCAGTCGGAGTCCTCCGGCGGCCAATTCGGTATGAGGAAGAAACATCTGAGCGAGCTGGTGGTCTTGGAGAATTCCGATAACGCCGTGTGCATCATCAACGACACGGCGCAGTTCAACAAGGTGCCGGCCGACTACAAGTTCATCTATTTGCCCGATCAACGCTGGAGGTGCGAAGTGTACTTGGAAGGACAATTTGTGGCAGCGGGAGTGGGGGCCAAAAAGCAGGTGAAGCACATCGCGGCCCAGGAGGCCTTAGACACCCTGAGACAGACGCAGGCCGTGGTCAAGTCCAACCTGAGGAAGGAGGGCCACAACGACGCCATCTCCCGCTCCCAGATCCTGGGTCGCTCGGGGGAGGAGTCTATGCGGCAGGAGATAAAGGAGGACAACATCGGGAACCAGCTGCTGCGCAAGATGGGTTGGACGGGAGGAGGCTTGGGCCGAGACGGCGAAGGTATCGCCGAGCCCATCAAAGTCAAGGAGCAGTTCTCCAGGGAGGGCTTGGGTCTGGAAACGGACAAGTTCGGGGGCCAGCTCACCAAACGGGACATCGAAGACATCATCCGCAACTACGTCAGCTCGGACCGCCAGGACGACCTCCGCTTCTCCACCGACCTGACCAACGACGAGCGCAAGCAGATCCACCAGGTGTCTCAAAAGTACGGCCTGCGGAGCAAGTCGTACGGGCAGGGCAAGCAGCGCTTCCTCATCGTCAGCCGCCGGGTGGACACCAATCAGCTCATCGGACAGCTCCTGCAGGAAGGCCAAGTGGGCCGCTACGAACTGGTCAAACCTCAGGCCTCGCACTAA
- the septin6 gene encoding septin-6 isoform X2 — MASTEIARQAGEGARAVPLAGHVGFDSMPDQLVNKSVNHGFCFNILCVGETGLGKSTLMDTLFNTKFEGEPTQHSQPGVTLKSNTYELQESNVRLKLTVVNTVGFGDQINKEDSYKSIVEFIDAQFEAYLQEELKIKRTLHSYHDTRIHACLYFIAPTGHSLKSLDLVTMKKLDSKVNIIPIVAKSDAISKSELAKFKIKITSELVSNGVQIYQFPTDDESVAEINSTMNSHLPFAVVGSTEEVKIGNKMVKARQYPWGTVQVENENHCDFVKLREMLIRVNMEDLREQTHTRHYELYRRCKLEEMGFKDTDPDSKPFSLQETYEAKRNEFMGELQKKEEEMRQMFVQRVKEKEAELKEAEKELHEKFDRLKKLHQDEKKKLEDKKKSLDDELNTFKQKKTATELLQNQAQQAGGSTTLKRDKEKKKAETFAFHVPQFTASFNVS, encoded by the exons ATGGCGTCCACGGAGATAGCGAGGCAAGCG GGAGAAGGTGCCCGCGCCGTACCGCTCGCTGGCCATGTCGGCTTCGACAGCATGCCTGACCAGCTGGTCAACAAATCTGTCAATCatggattttgcttcaacaTCCTCTGCGTCG GTGAGACAGGTCTGGGAAAGTCCACCCTGATGGACACGCTGTTCAACACCAAGTTCGAGGGCGAGCCCACCCAGCACAGCCAGCCTGGGGTGACGCTCAAATCCAACACCTACGAACTGCAGGAGAGCAACGTGCGCCTCAAGCTCACCGTCGTCAACACGGTGGGCTTTGGAGACCAGATTAACAAAGAAGACAG CTACAAGTCCATCGTTGAATTCATCGATGCCCAGTTTGAAGCGTATCTCCAAGAGGAGCTGAAGATCAAGCGCACGCTGCACAGCTACCACGACACCCGCATCCACGCATGCCTCTACTTCATTGCTCCCACGGGACACTCGCTCAAATCCCTGGACCTGGTGACCATGAAGAAGCTCGACAGCAAG GTCAACATCATCCCAATCGTCGCCAAGTCCGACGCGATCTCCAAGAGCGAGCTGGCCAAGTTCAAGATCAAAATCACCAGCGAGCTCGTCAGCAACGGCGTGCAGATCTACCAGTTCCCCACCGACGACGAGTCAGTCGCCGAGATCAACTCCACTATGAAC AGCCATTTGCCCTTTGCCGTGGTGGGCAGCACGGAGGAGGTGAAGATCGGGAACAAGATGGTGAAGGCCCGCCAGTATCCCTGGGGGACGGTGCAGG TGGAGAACGAGAATCACTGTGACTTTGTCAAACTGCGAGAAATGCTGATCCGGGTGAACATGGAGGACCTGCGGGAGCAGACGCACACGCGCCACTATGAGCTGTACCGCCGCTGCAAGTTGGAGGAGATGGGCTTCAAGGACACGGACCCTGACAGCAAGCCTTTCAG TCTGCAGGAGACGTACGAAGCAAAGAGGAACGAGTTCATGGGCGAGCTGCaaaagaaggaagaagaaaTGCGGCAAATGTTCGTCCAGAGAGTCAAAGAGAAGGAGGCGGAGCTTAAAGAAGCCGAGAAGGAG CTGCATGAGAAGTTCGACCGCTTGAAGAAGCTGCATCAGGACGAGAAGAAGAAGCTGGAGGACAAGAAGAAGTCCCTGGACGACGAGCTCAACACGTTCAAACAGAAAAAGACCGCCACCGAGCTGCTGCAGAATCAAGCCCAGCAGGCCGGCGGCTCCACCACGCTCAAGCGGgacaaagagaagaagaa GGCAGAGACCTTTGCATTCCATGTTCCTCAGTTTACGG CTTCTTTTAATGTGTCTTGA
- the septin6 gene encoding septin-6 isoform X4, producing the protein MASTEIARQAGEGARAVPLAGHVGFDSMPDQLVNKSVNHGFCFNILCVGETGLGKSTLMDTLFNTKFEGEPTQHSQPGVTLKSNTYELQESNVRLKLTVVNTVGFGDQINKEDSYKSIVEFIDAQFEAYLQEELKIKRTLHSYHDTRIHACLYFIAPTGHSLKSLDLVTMKKLDSKVNIIPIVAKSDAISKSELAKFKIKITSELVSNGVQIYQFPTDDESVAEINSTMNSHLPFAVVGSTEEVKIGNKMVKARQYPWGTVQVENENHCDFVKLREMLIRVNMEDLREQTHTRHYELYRRCKLEEMGFKDTDPDSKPFSLQETYEAKRNEFMGELQKKEEEMRQMFVQRVKEKEAELKEAEKELHEKFDRLKKLHQDEKKKLEDKKKSLDDELNTFKQKKTATELLQNQAQQAGGSTTLKRDKEKKNFF; encoded by the exons ATGGCGTCCACGGAGATAGCGAGGCAAGCG GGAGAAGGTGCCCGCGCCGTACCGCTCGCTGGCCATGTCGGCTTCGACAGCATGCCTGACCAGCTGGTCAACAAATCTGTCAATCatggattttgcttcaacaTCCTCTGCGTCG GTGAGACAGGTCTGGGAAAGTCCACCCTGATGGACACGCTGTTCAACACCAAGTTCGAGGGCGAGCCCACCCAGCACAGCCAGCCTGGGGTGACGCTCAAATCCAACACCTACGAACTGCAGGAGAGCAACGTGCGCCTCAAGCTCACCGTCGTCAACACGGTGGGCTTTGGAGACCAGATTAACAAAGAAGACAG CTACAAGTCCATCGTTGAATTCATCGATGCCCAGTTTGAAGCGTATCTCCAAGAGGAGCTGAAGATCAAGCGCACGCTGCACAGCTACCACGACACCCGCATCCACGCATGCCTCTACTTCATTGCTCCCACGGGACACTCGCTCAAATCCCTGGACCTGGTGACCATGAAGAAGCTCGACAGCAAG GTCAACATCATCCCAATCGTCGCCAAGTCCGACGCGATCTCCAAGAGCGAGCTGGCCAAGTTCAAGATCAAAATCACCAGCGAGCTCGTCAGCAACGGCGTGCAGATCTACCAGTTCCCCACCGACGACGAGTCAGTCGCCGAGATCAACTCCACTATGAAC AGCCATTTGCCCTTTGCCGTGGTGGGCAGCACGGAGGAGGTGAAGATCGGGAACAAGATGGTGAAGGCCCGCCAGTATCCCTGGGGGACGGTGCAGG TGGAGAACGAGAATCACTGTGACTTTGTCAAACTGCGAGAAATGCTGATCCGGGTGAACATGGAGGACCTGCGGGAGCAGACGCACACGCGCCACTATGAGCTGTACCGCCGCTGCAAGTTGGAGGAGATGGGCTTCAAGGACACGGACCCTGACAGCAAGCCTTTCAG TCTGCAGGAGACGTACGAAGCAAAGAGGAACGAGTTCATGGGCGAGCTGCaaaagaaggaagaagaaaTGCGGCAAATGTTCGTCCAGAGAGTCAAAGAGAAGGAGGCGGAGCTTAAAGAAGCCGAGAAGGAG CTGCATGAGAAGTTCGACCGCTTGAAGAAGCTGCATCAGGACGAGAAGAAGAAGCTGGAGGACAAGAAGAAGTCCCTGGACGACGAGCTCAACACGTTCAAACAGAAAAAGACCGCCACCGAGCTGCTGCAGAATCAAGCCCAGCAGGCCGGCGGCTCCACCACGCTCAAGCGGgacaaagagaagaagaa CTTCTTTTAA
- the septin6 gene encoding septin-6 isoform X1, whose translation MASTEIARQAGEGARAVPLAGHVGFDSMPDQLVNKSVNHGFCFNILCVGETGLGKSTLMDTLFNTKFEGEPTQHSQPGVTLKSNTYELQESNVRLKLTVVNTVGFGDQINKEDSYKSIVEFIDAQFEAYLQEELKIKRTLHSYHDTRIHACLYFIAPTGHSLKSLDLVTMKKLDSKVNIIPIVAKSDAISKSELAKFKIKITSELVSNGVQIYQFPTDDESVAEINSTMNSHLPFAVVGSTEEVKIGNKMVKARQYPWGTVQVENENHCDFVKLREMLIRVNMEDLREQTHTRHYELYRRCKLEEMGFKDTDPDSKPFSLQETYEAKRNEFMGELQKKEEEMRQMFVQRVKEKEAELKEAEKELHEKFDRLKKLHQDEKKKLEDKKKSLDDELNTFKQKKTATELLQNQAQQAGGSTTLKRDKEKKKAETFAFHVPQFTGLYVFPLQYSLALH comes from the exons ATGGCGTCCACGGAGATAGCGAGGCAAGCG GGAGAAGGTGCCCGCGCCGTACCGCTCGCTGGCCATGTCGGCTTCGACAGCATGCCTGACCAGCTGGTCAACAAATCTGTCAATCatggattttgcttcaacaTCCTCTGCGTCG GTGAGACAGGTCTGGGAAAGTCCACCCTGATGGACACGCTGTTCAACACCAAGTTCGAGGGCGAGCCCACCCAGCACAGCCAGCCTGGGGTGACGCTCAAATCCAACACCTACGAACTGCAGGAGAGCAACGTGCGCCTCAAGCTCACCGTCGTCAACACGGTGGGCTTTGGAGACCAGATTAACAAAGAAGACAG CTACAAGTCCATCGTTGAATTCATCGATGCCCAGTTTGAAGCGTATCTCCAAGAGGAGCTGAAGATCAAGCGCACGCTGCACAGCTACCACGACACCCGCATCCACGCATGCCTCTACTTCATTGCTCCCACGGGACACTCGCTCAAATCCCTGGACCTGGTGACCATGAAGAAGCTCGACAGCAAG GTCAACATCATCCCAATCGTCGCCAAGTCCGACGCGATCTCCAAGAGCGAGCTGGCCAAGTTCAAGATCAAAATCACCAGCGAGCTCGTCAGCAACGGCGTGCAGATCTACCAGTTCCCCACCGACGACGAGTCAGTCGCCGAGATCAACTCCACTATGAAC AGCCATTTGCCCTTTGCCGTGGTGGGCAGCACGGAGGAGGTGAAGATCGGGAACAAGATGGTGAAGGCCCGCCAGTATCCCTGGGGGACGGTGCAGG TGGAGAACGAGAATCACTGTGACTTTGTCAAACTGCGAGAAATGCTGATCCGGGTGAACATGGAGGACCTGCGGGAGCAGACGCACACGCGCCACTATGAGCTGTACCGCCGCTGCAAGTTGGAGGAGATGGGCTTCAAGGACACGGACCCTGACAGCAAGCCTTTCAG TCTGCAGGAGACGTACGAAGCAAAGAGGAACGAGTTCATGGGCGAGCTGCaaaagaaggaagaagaaaTGCGGCAAATGTTCGTCCAGAGAGTCAAAGAGAAGGAGGCGGAGCTTAAAGAAGCCGAGAAGGAG CTGCATGAGAAGTTCGACCGCTTGAAGAAGCTGCATCAGGACGAGAAGAAGAAGCTGGAGGACAAGAAGAAGTCCCTGGACGACGAGCTCAACACGTTCAAACAGAAAAAGACCGCCACCGAGCTGCTGCAGAATCAAGCCCAGCAGGCCGGCGGCTCCACCACGCTCAAGCGGgacaaagagaagaagaa GGCAGAGACCTTTGCATTCCATGTTCCTCAGTTTACGGGTTTGTATGTATTTCCTTTACAGTACTCACTGGCTCTGCACTGA
- the ube2a gene encoding ubiquitin-conjugating enzyme E2 A codes for MSTPARRRLMRDFKRLQEDPPAGVSGAPSENNIMVWNAVIFGPEGTPFEDGTFKLTIEFTEEYPNKPPTVRFVSKMFHPNVYADGSICLDILQNRWSPTYDVSSILTSIQSLLDEPNPNSPANSQAAQLYQENKREYEKRVSAIVEQSWRDC; via the exons ATGTCAACTCCGGCGAGACGACGTTTAATGAGAGATTTTAAACG CCTGCAGGAAGATCCTCCAGCTGGAGTCAGTGGGGCCCCCTCAGAAAACAATATTATGGTGTGGAATGCTGTCATTTTTGG gCCAGAGGGAACTCCTTTTGAAGATG GAACATTCAAACTTACCATTGAGTTCACAGAGGAATATCCAAATAAGCCTCCAACTGTGAGATTTGTCTCTAAAATGTTTCATCCCAATG TATACGCCGACGGCAGCATATGCTTAGATATACTTCAGAATCGTTGGAGTCCCACTTACGATGTGTCTTCAATATTAACTTCAATACAG TCTTTACTGGACGAGCCCAACCCAAACAGTCCGGCCAACAGCCAGGCAGCCCAGCTGTACCAGGAGAACAAGCGGGAGTACGAGAAGAGGGTTTCTGCTATCGTTGAACAGAGTTGGCGCGACTGTTGA
- the septin6 gene encoding septin-6 isoform X3 produces the protein MASTEIARQAGEGARAVPLAGHVGFDSMPDQLVNKSVNHGFCFNILCVGETGLGKSTLMDTLFNTKFEGEPTQHSQPGVTLKSNTYELQESNVRLKLTVVNTVGFGDQINKEDSYKSIVEFIDAQFEAYLQEELKIKRTLHSYHDTRIHACLYFIAPTGHSLKSLDLVTMKKLDSKVNIIPIVAKSDAISKSELAKFKIKITSELVSNGVQIYQFPTDDESVAEINSTMNSHLPFAVVGSTEEVKIGNKMVKARQYPWGTVQVENENHCDFVKLREMLIRVNMEDLREQTHTRHYELYRRCKLEEMGFKDTDPDSKPFSLQETYEAKRNEFMGELQKKEEEMRQMFVQRVKEKEAELKEAEKELHEKFDRLKKLHQDEKKKLEDKKKSLDDELNTFKQKKTATELLQNQAQQAGGSTTLKRDKEKKKEGFL, from the exons ATGGCGTCCACGGAGATAGCGAGGCAAGCG GGAGAAGGTGCCCGCGCCGTACCGCTCGCTGGCCATGTCGGCTTCGACAGCATGCCTGACCAGCTGGTCAACAAATCTGTCAATCatggattttgcttcaacaTCCTCTGCGTCG GTGAGACAGGTCTGGGAAAGTCCACCCTGATGGACACGCTGTTCAACACCAAGTTCGAGGGCGAGCCCACCCAGCACAGCCAGCCTGGGGTGACGCTCAAATCCAACACCTACGAACTGCAGGAGAGCAACGTGCGCCTCAAGCTCACCGTCGTCAACACGGTGGGCTTTGGAGACCAGATTAACAAAGAAGACAG CTACAAGTCCATCGTTGAATTCATCGATGCCCAGTTTGAAGCGTATCTCCAAGAGGAGCTGAAGATCAAGCGCACGCTGCACAGCTACCACGACACCCGCATCCACGCATGCCTCTACTTCATTGCTCCCACGGGACACTCGCTCAAATCCCTGGACCTGGTGACCATGAAGAAGCTCGACAGCAAG GTCAACATCATCCCAATCGTCGCCAAGTCCGACGCGATCTCCAAGAGCGAGCTGGCCAAGTTCAAGATCAAAATCACCAGCGAGCTCGTCAGCAACGGCGTGCAGATCTACCAGTTCCCCACCGACGACGAGTCAGTCGCCGAGATCAACTCCACTATGAAC AGCCATTTGCCCTTTGCCGTGGTGGGCAGCACGGAGGAGGTGAAGATCGGGAACAAGATGGTGAAGGCCCGCCAGTATCCCTGGGGGACGGTGCAGG TGGAGAACGAGAATCACTGTGACTTTGTCAAACTGCGAGAAATGCTGATCCGGGTGAACATGGAGGACCTGCGGGAGCAGACGCACACGCGCCACTATGAGCTGTACCGCCGCTGCAAGTTGGAGGAGATGGGCTTCAAGGACACGGACCCTGACAGCAAGCCTTTCAG TCTGCAGGAGACGTACGAAGCAAAGAGGAACGAGTTCATGGGCGAGCTGCaaaagaaggaagaagaaaTGCGGCAAATGTTCGTCCAGAGAGTCAAAGAGAAGGAGGCGGAGCTTAAAGAAGCCGAGAAGGAG CTGCATGAGAAGTTCGACCGCTTGAAGAAGCTGCATCAGGACGAGAAGAAGAAGCTGGAGGACAAGAAGAAGTCCCTGGACGACGAGCTCAACACGTTCAAACAGAAAAAGACCGCCACCGAGCTGCTGCAGAATCAAGCCCAGCAGGCCGGCGGCTCCACCACGCTCAAGCGGgacaaagagaagaagaa AGAAGGATTCCTGTAG